One Lycium barbarum isolate Lr01 chromosome 5, ASM1917538v2, whole genome shotgun sequence genomic window carries:
- the LOC132641553 gene encoding sphinganine C4-monooxygenase 1-like, translating into MMGSENNYVSDELLGTFLPIVVYWVYSGLYSMLGGMDNYRLHSKKDEDEKNLVSKKEVVKGVLLQQVVQAVVATLLFAVTGNDGESDGDQHASIFVLGRQFFVAMVILDTWQYFMHRYMHQNKFLYKHIHAQHHRLIVPYAFGALYNHPLEGLILDTVGGALAFLVSGMSPRTSIFFFSFAMIKTVDDHCGLWLPGNLFHIFFKNNSAYHDIHHQLYGTKFNYSQPFFVTWDRIFGTYMPYELEKRQEGGFEAKPVKDCKEH; encoded by the exons ATGATGGGTAGTGAGAATAATTATGTATCAGATGAATTGTTGGGAACATTTTTACCAATAGTTGTATATTGGGTATATTCAGGATTGTATTCAATGCTTGGGGGTATGGATAATTATAGGTTACATTCAAAGAAAGATGAGGATGAAAAGAATTTAGTGTCAAAAAAAGAGGTTGTTAAAGGTGTTCTTCTTCAACAGGTTGTTCAGGCTGTTGTTGCCACGCTTTTATTCGCG GTCACAGGAAATGATGGTGAATCTGATGGGGATCAACATGCTTCCATCTTTGTTCTTGGAAGGCAGTTCTTTGTTGCCATGGTGATTTTAGATACTTGGCAATATTTTATGCATCGGTACATGCACCAAAACAAGTTCTTGTACAAGCATATCCATGCTCAACATCACCGGCTTATTGTTCCGTATGCATTTGGAGCTTTGTACAACCACCCTTTAGAGGGCCTGATTCTCGACACAGTCGGTGGGGCTTTAGCTTTCCTTGTATCGGGCATGTCACCACGGACCTCCATCTTCTTTTTCTCATTTGCTATGATCAAGACGGTTGATGATCATTGCGGACTATGGTTGCCCGGAAACCTCTTCCATATCTTCTTTAAAAACAACTCGGCTTACCATGATATTCATCACCAGCTTTACGGGACCAAGTTTAACTATTCACAGCCCTTCTTTGTGACATGGGATAGGATATTTGGAACGTACATGCCATATGAACTTGAGAAGAGACAAGAAGGAGGTTTTGAAGCTAAGCCTGTTAAAGATTGCAAGGAGCATTGA